One genomic region from Prionailurus bengalensis isolate Pbe53 chromosome C1, Fcat_Pben_1.1_paternal_pri, whole genome shotgun sequence encodes:
- the PRKAG3 gene encoding 5'-AMP-activated protein kinase subunit gamma-3 isoform X1, whose amino-acid sequence MERALRRNPSWSSLGGPERQEMSCLEEGENTSWPSPAMTAGSERSHEKQGAKASRWTRQEAVAEGELPGLGEDPQAKPPAEYAGLEATYPKATHLSQAAPLAKVGTPPTEWDIFPPNHEASAAGSSTDELELDIGFPATASWGYELGRVEERPALCPSPRALLPRLGWDDELQKPGAQIYMHFMQEHTCYDAMATSSKLVIFDTTLEIKKAFFALVANGIRAAPLWDSKKQSFVGMLTITDFILVLHRYYRSPLVQIYEIEEHKIETWREIYLQGCFKPLVSISPSSSLFEAVYTLIKNRIHRLPVLDPVSGAVLHILTHKRLLKFLHIFGSLLPQPSFLSRTIQDLGIGTFRDLAVVLDTAPILTALDIFVDRRVSALPVVNEAGQVVGLYSRFDVIHLAAQQTYNHLDMSVGEALKQRTLCLEGVLSCQPHESLGEVIDRIAREQVHRLVLVDETQHLLGVVSLSDILQALVLSPAGIDALGA is encoded by the exons ATGGAGCGCGCACTGCGCCGG AACCCATCCTGGAGCAGCCTTGGGGGACCTGAGCGTCAAG AGATGAGCTGTCTAGAAGAAGGAGAGAACACTTCATGGCCATCGCCGGCCATGACCGCAGGCTCAGAAAGAAGCCATGAGAAACAGGGGGCCAAGGCCTCCAGGTGGACAAGGCAGGAGGCTGTGGCGGAAGGGGAGCTGCCGGGTCTGGGGGAAG ATCCCCAGGCCAAACCACCTGCTGAGTACGCCGGACTGGAGGCCACGTACCCCAAGGCCACACACTTGTCCCAGGCTGCTCCTTTGGCCAAAGTGGGCACCCCACCAACAGAGTGGGACATCTTCCCCCCTAACCACGAAGCCTCGGCCGCTGGCTCCAGCACGGATGAGCTGGAGCTGGACATAGGGTTCCCGGCCACAGCATCGTGGGGGTATGAGCTCGGCCGGGTGGAAGAGAGGCCTGCCCTGTGCCCATCCCCACGGGCCCTGTTACCCAGGCTGGGCTGGGACGACGAACTGCAGAAGCCGGGGGCCCAGATCTACATGCACTTCATGCAGGAGCACACCTGCTACGACGCCATGGCAACCAGTTCCAAGCTGGTCATCTTCGACACCACGCTGGAG atCAAGAAGGCCTTCTTTGCCCTAGTGGCCAACGGCATCCGGGCGGCACCGCTGTGGGACAGCAAGAAGCAGAGCTTCGTGg GGATGCTGACCATCACAGACTTCATCTTGGTGCTGCATCGCTATTACAGGTCCCCGCTG GTCCAGATCTATGAGATTGAAGAACATAAGATTGAGACCTGGAGAG AGATCTACCTTCAAGGCTGCTTCAAGCCTCTGGTCTCCATTTCTCCCAGCAGCAG CCTGTTCGAAGCTGTCTACACCCTCATCAAGAACCGGATCCACCGTCTGCCGGTCCTGGACCCGGTCTCAGGCGCcgtgctccacatcctcacacaCAAGCGACTGCTCAAGTTCCTGCACATCTTT GGCTCCCTGCTGCCccagccctccttcctctcccgCACCATCCAAGATCTGGGCATCGGCACATTCCGAGACTTGGCCGTGGTGCTGGACACGGCGCCCATCCTGACGGCCCTGGACATCTTTGTGGACCGGCGCGTGTCTGCGCTGCCTGTGGTCAACGAAGCTG GACAAGTCGTGGGCCTCTACTCCCGCTTCGATGTGATT cacctGGCTGCCCAGCAAACCTACAACCACCTGGACATGAGTGTGGGCGAAGCCCTGAAGCAGAGGACACTGTGTCTGGAAGGAGTCCTTTCCTGCCAGCCCCATGAGAGCTTGGGGGAAGTCATCGACCGGATTGCCCGGGAGCAG GTACACCGGCTGGTGCTAGTGGACGAGACCCAGCATCTCCTGGGCGTGGTGTCCCTCTCCGACATCCTTCAGGCACTGGTGCTCAGCCCTGCTGGCATCGATGCCCTCGGTGCCTGA
- the PRKAG3 gene encoding 5'-AMP-activated protein kinase subunit gamma-3 isoform X2, translating into MSCLEEGENTSWPSPAMTAGSERSHEKQGAKASRWTRQEAVAEGELPGLGEDPQAKPPAEYAGLEATYPKATHLSQAAPLAKVGTPPTEWDIFPPNHEASAAGSSTDELELDIGFPATASWGYELGRVEERPALCPSPRALLPRLGWDDELQKPGAQIYMHFMQEHTCYDAMATSSKLVIFDTTLEIKKAFFALVANGIRAAPLWDSKKQSFVGMLTITDFILVLHRYYRSPLVQIYEIEEHKIETWREIYLQGCFKPLVSISPSSSLFEAVYTLIKNRIHRLPVLDPVSGAVLHILTHKRLLKFLHIFGSLLPQPSFLSRTIQDLGIGTFRDLAVVLDTAPILTALDIFVDRRVSALPVVNEAGQVVGLYSRFDVIHLAAQQTYNHLDMSVGEALKQRTLCLEGVLSCQPHESLGEVIDRIAREQVHRLVLVDETQHLLGVVSLSDILQALVLSPAGIDALGA; encoded by the exons ATGAGCTGTCTAGAAGAAGGAGAGAACACTTCATGGCCATCGCCGGCCATGACCGCAGGCTCAGAAAGAAGCCATGAGAAACAGGGGGCCAAGGCCTCCAGGTGGACAAGGCAGGAGGCTGTGGCGGAAGGGGAGCTGCCGGGTCTGGGGGAAG ATCCCCAGGCCAAACCACCTGCTGAGTACGCCGGACTGGAGGCCACGTACCCCAAGGCCACACACTTGTCCCAGGCTGCTCCTTTGGCCAAAGTGGGCACCCCACCAACAGAGTGGGACATCTTCCCCCCTAACCACGAAGCCTCGGCCGCTGGCTCCAGCACGGATGAGCTGGAGCTGGACATAGGGTTCCCGGCCACAGCATCGTGGGGGTATGAGCTCGGCCGGGTGGAAGAGAGGCCTGCCCTGTGCCCATCCCCACGGGCCCTGTTACCCAGGCTGGGCTGGGACGACGAACTGCAGAAGCCGGGGGCCCAGATCTACATGCACTTCATGCAGGAGCACACCTGCTACGACGCCATGGCAACCAGTTCCAAGCTGGTCATCTTCGACACCACGCTGGAG atCAAGAAGGCCTTCTTTGCCCTAGTGGCCAACGGCATCCGGGCGGCACCGCTGTGGGACAGCAAGAAGCAGAGCTTCGTGg GGATGCTGACCATCACAGACTTCATCTTGGTGCTGCATCGCTATTACAGGTCCCCGCTG GTCCAGATCTATGAGATTGAAGAACATAAGATTGAGACCTGGAGAG AGATCTACCTTCAAGGCTGCTTCAAGCCTCTGGTCTCCATTTCTCCCAGCAGCAG CCTGTTCGAAGCTGTCTACACCCTCATCAAGAACCGGATCCACCGTCTGCCGGTCCTGGACCCGGTCTCAGGCGCcgtgctccacatcctcacacaCAAGCGACTGCTCAAGTTCCTGCACATCTTT GGCTCCCTGCTGCCccagccctccttcctctcccgCACCATCCAAGATCTGGGCATCGGCACATTCCGAGACTTGGCCGTGGTGCTGGACACGGCGCCCATCCTGACGGCCCTGGACATCTTTGTGGACCGGCGCGTGTCTGCGCTGCCTGTGGTCAACGAAGCTG GACAAGTCGTGGGCCTCTACTCCCGCTTCGATGTGATT cacctGGCTGCCCAGCAAACCTACAACCACCTGGACATGAGTGTGGGCGAAGCCCTGAAGCAGAGGACACTGTGTCTGGAAGGAGTCCTTTCCTGCCAGCCCCATGAGAGCTTGGGGGAAGTCATCGACCGGATTGCCCGGGAGCAG GTACACCGGCTGGTGCTAGTGGACGAGACCCAGCATCTCCTGGGCGTGGTGTCCCTCTCCGACATCCTTCAGGCACTGGTGCTCAGCCCTGCTGGCATCGATGCCCTCGGTGCCTGA
- the LOC122481780 gene encoding sterol 26-hydroxylase, mitochondrial isoform X2, with protein MQKTYRFQLWQLRHQMLNKTKYGPMWVTRLGPQMYVNLASAPLLEQVMRQESKYPVRNDMELWKEHRDQQGLAYGPFTTEGHHWYQLRQALNQRMLKPSEAALYTDALNEVIDDFLAHLNHLLAESASGDHVSDMAHHFYYFALEAICYILFEKRIGCLERPIPQDTVAFVRSVGLMFQNSLYVTFLPKWSRSLLPFWKRYLDGWNTIFSFGKKLIDQKLKEIETQLQKSGPDEVQISGYLHFLLTRGQLSAHEVMGSLPELLLAGVDTTSNTMTWALYHLSKNPEIQAALHKEVVGVVPPGHVPKYKDLAHMPLLKAVLKETLRLYPVVPTNSRVITEKEIEVGGFLFPKNTQFVFCHYVVSRDPDIFPEPESFWPYRWLKKSQPATPGVQHPFGSVPFGYGVRACLGRRIAELEMQLLLSRLIQQYEVVLAPETGEVRSVARIVLVPNKKVGLRFLQRQC; from the exons ATGCTGAACAAGACCAAGTATGGTCCAATGTGGGTAACCCGCCTAGGGCCTCAGATGTATGTGAACCTGGCCAGTGCCCCACTCCTGGAGCAAGTGATGCGGCAAGAGAGCAAGTACCCAGTACGGAACGACATGGAACTATGGAAGGAGCACCGGGACCAACAGGGCCTGGCTTATGGGCCCTTCACCAC GGAAGGACACCACTGGTACCAGCTACGCCAAGCTCTGAACCAGCGGATGCTGAAGCCCAGTGAGGCTGCGCTCTACACCGATGCTCTGAATGAGGTGATTGACGACTTCCTGGCCCACCTGAACCATCTTTTGGCAGAGAGTGCCTCAGGGGACCACGTGTCTGACATGGCTCACCATTTCTACTACTTTGCCTTGGAAG CTATTTGCTACATCCTGTTTGAGAAACGTATTGGCTGCCTGGAGCGACCCATCCCCCAGGACACCGTGGCCTTCGTCAGATCTGTTGGGCTCATGTTCCAGAACTCACTCTATGTCACCTTCCTCCCCAAGTGGAGCCGTTCCTTGCTGCCTTTCTGGAAGCGATATCTGGATGGTTGGAACACCATCTTCTCTTTCG GGAAGAAGCTGATTGATCAGAAACTCAAGGAGATAGAGACCCAGCTGCAGAAAAGTGGGCCAGATGAAGTGCAGATATCTGGCTACCTGCACTTCCTGCTCACCAGAGGACAGCTCAGTGCTCATGAGGTCATGGGCAGCCTGCCCGAGCTGCTCCTGGCTGGCGTAGACACG acATCCAACACAATGACGTGGGCCCTGTACCATCTTTCAAAGAACCCAGAGATCCAGGCTGCCTTGCATAAGGAAGTGGTGGGCGTGGTACCCCCCGGGCACGTGCCCAAGTACAAGGACTTAGCACACATGCCCCTGCTCAAAGCTGTGCTTAAGGAGACCCTGCG CCTTTACCCCGTGGTCCCCACGAACTCCCGGGTCATCACGGAAAAGGAAATCGAAGTCGGTGGCTTCCTCTTCCCCAAGAAC ACCCAGTTTGTGTTCTGTCACTATGTGGTGTCCCGTGACCCTGACATCTTCCCTGAGCCAGAGAGCTTCTGGCCCTACCGCTGGCTGAAGAAGAGCCAGCCTGCTACCCCTGGGGTCCAGCATCCATTTGGCTCTGTGCCCTTTGGCTATGGGGTCCGGGCTTGCCTGGGTCGCAGGATTGCGGAACTGGAGATGCAGCTGCTGCTGTcaagg CTGATCCAGCAGTATGAGGTGGTCCTGGCCCCCGAGACGGGGGAGGTGAGGAGCGTGGCCCGCATCGTCCTGGTTCCCAATAAGAAGGTGGGCCTGCGTTTCCTGCAGAGACAGTGCTGA